TTGGTTTTGGGATAATGTAATCTTTTCCAAATTTGATTGAATGATTATTATACGCTTGCGTCACAACTTCAGGAACTGGTTCTTTTGCCAATTCTGCAATCGCACGAACAGCCGCAATTTTCATTTCCTCGTTAATCGTTGTCGAACGAACATCTAACGCTCCTCTAAAAATGTATGGAAAACCTAAAACGTTATTCACCTGATTAGGATAATCTGAACGACCTGTTCCCATAATAATATCTTGTCGAGTAGAAATTGCCAAATCGTACGCAATTTCTGGATTTGGATTTGCCATTGCCAACACAATTGGATTTTCGGCCATTGTATTCAATATTTCAGCAGATAAAACATCTGCAGCGGATAAACCGATGAAAACATCAGCATCTTTTACTGCATCTGCCAACGTAGAAATATCATGATCTGTTGCCCATTCAGCTTTCGAAGCGTCAAGATTATCACGGTCAGAACGGATTACTCCTTTACTGTCTAACATCACAATATTCTCCTTTTTTGCACCAACAGAAATGTACATTGCTGTACAAGAAATTGCGGCTGCTCCTGCTCCGTTTACAACAATTTTAACTTTAGAAATATCTTTTCCTTGTAATTCACAAGCATTGATTAATGCTGCACCAGAAATAATGGCTGTTCCATGTTGATCATCGTGCATTACAGGAATATTCATTTCAGCTTTTAAGCGCTTTTCAATTTCGAAACATTCTGGCGCTTTAATATCTTCAAGATTAATTCCTCCAAAAGTTGGCTCTAAAGCTTTTACAGTATTGATAAATTCATCGACATTCTTCGTATCTAATTCGATATCAAAAACATCAATATCCGCAAAAATCTTAAACAAAAGACCTTTTCCTTCCATCACAGGTTTCGAAGCGACTGCACCTATATCTCCTAAACCTAAAACGGCTGTTCCGTTACTAATGACAGCAACCAAATTTCCTTTTGCCGTATATTTATACGCATTTTCTGGATCTTTTTCAATCTCTAAACATGGTTCTGCAACACCTGGCGAATAAGCAAGCGATAAATCGCGCTGTGTGTTCGTAGGTTTTGTTGGCACTACCGCAATCTTTCCGGGTTGACCCATCGAATGGTAATTCAATGCATCTTTCTTACGATTGTCATTCATTTCTTTGTGGTATATATTTTTTCAAAATAAATTTAGGTAAAAATAAACTAATAAAAGTATGACAAATCATATAGTTTGATGATTTTTCTATTTAAATATTATCAACTTAAACAAGTTAATGATGATAAATTATTGAGTTGATAAATTTTAGTGTTAAAAATTAAATCGTGTTGTAAACATTACTTGAGTTGGTCTCAATTTATATAGAAATCGTTGTTCGAAATTAGATGAAAAGCTATTTTGTGAAAAATATTTCTCATTAAAAAGGTTATAAGCAGACAATTCAAAATCTATTTTTTTCTTTTTTAATGAATAACGGTACATCAAATCTCCGAAAGTTGAATTAGGATTTAATCTTTTATCATCATTGACATACAAATCAAAATTAAACTTTACATAATGTTGATCTGCTGGAAAAAAATGTAATCCTATTTGGTGAATTTGATTAGTTATTGATCGAGATTTTGATTCTTCTGAAAACTTATTTTTATAATTGGTTACACCATATTTATACTCAAACGTCATCCAACTTAATAATCTGAAAGAAGCATCAAAATTTGAAGTTAAAATAGTGTTGTCAATTTCTACTAAATCATTATTCAACAATTGATCATAAGTCGTAAAATTATAACCTCCAGCTAAATTAAAAGTCGTTTTAATTTTAGAGAAATATTGACTTATTTTAGCATTAACAGAATGTGTTTGTTGATGATTTTTTTGATTGATAACATCTAAAATGGCACTTGCGTCTGAATTGTATTTGTAATTATACAACAAGTTGTTTTCGTTCCAACTATATGAATATCCAAAGTTAAAAAACCTTGATTTAATTGGATTTTTATATTCAAAACGTAAAGACGAATTCCATTTTTTTACTTCATTGAAATTTCCATCATTTTGTTGAATAGAGTTGTATCGATACAAAATAAATCCTTCGTGTAATCGTGTTAAACTACCCAAATCATTGCTAAAATTATGCGAAGTTGAAACTTTCCAGAATTTTGAAAATTCTAAACCTATGTTAAATTTTGGTTCGATGTAAAAACGATTGTACGAATTTTTAGTTCCAAAAGAATTATTCTCTAAATTATACCACTGAAACGAAATTCCAAAAGACAAACTAAGTCGATTTTTTTTGTACGAAAATCTATTTTCTACATAAGGATTAAAGGTTGACCAATGTGTATTGTTAGTAAAAGTGGAATTTGTAAGTTGTTCATCAGCTAACAAATCACTTTTCATTGTATGATTGGTATATTTAATTCCAATTTTTGATTGTAGCGTTAAAGCCTTTATTCCTTTTGAAAATTCAGCGAAATTATTTGTCGAAAATTTCTCAAAATTAATTTGTTGAAATGCATTTTGATAATCAGTCCCGTTGTTAATAAAATCAGTAAAAACTCCCGGAGAAACGCTTAAATTTTCATTGTAATTTTTATAAGCTAACGTAGACTTTAAAGTAATCAATTGTTTACCAATCTTACGAATGGTTCTAAATTGATTTGAAAATTCTCGATTAGGTTGAGTTAATTTTTGTTGTATAAAATTATTATTTTGATTGAGATTTCCTCTCGAGCTATTCCAATCACCTTTAAACTCTAAGACATTTTCAAGATAATTTTTCGAACTATTTTGAGATAATGTAGCTTTAAGATTAAGACTTTCTATTTGCAAATAATTTTGTTTGATTTCGTTGAGAAATATATCTCCTGTTGGTAAAAAATATTGTGTGTTTGTTTCTCCGAATCGCTTTTGAAAATCGTTGTGATAAGACAAATTAATACGTAAATCTAACTCTTTTTTTAACTTGAAAAGATGGTTCCAAGAGCCAATATTTATAGCATTATCCAACCAACGTTCGCTATCAAAATTGGGTGTTTGTACTCCAGCAATAGATAACCAACTTTCATTAGAAAACTTTTCAGATTCATTTAAAAAATCTTCTAAACTTAATGTTCTTAATTGTCGAGAAACATCATTTCCACGATTATTTCCTTGATAAGAACCAATCATTTGTTGCTTTTTTGTGAACAACATAGGCGTAATATTCGCTTGATACAACATAGGCGAAGCGCCAAGACCAACTTCTGCTTTACCAGAATAGGTAATTTTGCTTTTTAGTTTGATATTTAATGCAGCTTTAGAGCTATAAACCAAACTGTCTAAAATCTTGATGGGTTGATGATTCTCTAAAATTTGCACTTTATCCACTGCATCGGCAGAAAGATTTTCGTTTGCTAAAGCATATTTTCCGCCCAATAAATCCATTCCTTCAATATAATATTTATTGATTGGTTCGCCTTGATACAAGATTCGACCAGAATTTTCGATTTCTATTCCAGGCATTTTTTTTATCACATCTGCAATAGATCGATCTTGGATATCTTTAAAGTTACTGACATCATATGCAATTGTATCGCCTTTTTTTCGAATTGGTGATTGTTTTAGTTTAACTTCTTTTAGCTCGATTGCTTTTTCTTGTAAAGTGAAATCAAAATTTGTAGAAGATTCGTTAACCAAATCTGAAGTAAACGCATAATTCATCGCACGAACTTTTATTTCATACATTTCGTGCGATGGATGATCTATTTTGATAGAATATTTACCATCAGATTTTGTGATAAAATATGCTAATGTTTCATCTGAAATGCTTGGCGAAATAGTAACATTAGCACCAGAAACAGGTTTCCCCTCTTCATTTTTTACAACGCCAGAAATGGTAAGTTGTGCAAAAATAAAGTGAGAAAGTAAAGCAAATAGTAGTGTTAATTGGGTTTTCAAAAAATTACTTTAAGTTAAATTGTATTCCTCTTTCTATAGAATTATTATTTAATTCTAAAAGTGCTTTTTTCCTTTTAAAGAATGTTTCATCATCTCTTACAACACTATTACTTTCTCCTAAAACAATTAATGGATTTTCTTTATACTTTTTTATATAATCCATAAATTCTATTCTTGTCATTTTTACTCTTCCAGAATCAAAAGCCTTTGGAATAGATGATTTACTTTTTGCAAAAGATATAAATTCAAAATGAAAAAAATCTTCAGAATCTTTTATATCTAAAATTAATCCTGGTAAACCATTAAACTTATAGGGACCATAAGAAACTGGAATATCTTCTGTGTACCATGCTTCCCAATTTCTACCAAATAAATTTGTAGTTGCTTTCTTTACTTTATAACCATTTAATTCTTTTTCTTCCTTTAATAATTTCCAAGAAATATTTGGTACAACATCTTCAAAATCTATCATGGTTAATGCTACATTTGTTTGAATCAAGTAGATCTTTTTATCTTTTAAAAAGAACATCCTTATATTATTATCTGTCTTTCCGTATTTTGCGAAAATATCTTTCATTATAATTTTTCCATCCACCATTAAATCATTTATATTTCCTTTAAGTGTATCATTTTTAAAATCATTTTTTGGAAGAAAAACAAATCCTTTTTCATTAATACGCATGACCATTTCTTCTTCTTTTTTATTTGATTTATTTAATGAATCATTTGTATAATTATATTTATATTCTACTAAAAAATTATCATTTTGTGCAAAAATTAAAGTACAGCAAAAGTTAATTAATAATATTAAAATATTTTTTCTCATAATTTTTTTTTAAAAAAAAGGGAACTTATTTAGTCCCCTTACTTACTTGTTTTATCCATTTTTATCCACCACCACAAACATATGCTTCTTGAGCAGCTAATTCCATTAATATCTGAATTGGAGTGTAATTGATTCCTGTATCCACATTAAAACAATCTTCTGTACAAGAAAGTTCAATAGGTATACATATAATCTCTAAAGCCTCTGCTTTTTCAGACTTATATTCTTCTTTTACTTCTGAATTTTTAGTTTCATTTGCCATTGCAAACGTTCCGATAAGTGCAAAAGCACTTGCAAATAAAATTTTCTTCATTTTAATGTAATTTTTAGTTTTTAATTTTCAATTATAGTTTGCAACCTATAATTGTTGTCTTAACGTTAATTACATCAATAATAATAATAATAATAATAATAGAAAACAAATAATTTATATTAAATATATTCTACATTAATAGCAAAGACAGGTTTCCCCTCTTCATTTTTTACAACGCCAGAAATGGTAAGTTGTGCAAAAATAAAGTGAGAAAGTAAAGCAAATAATAGTGTTAATTGGGTTTTCAAAAATTATAAAACAAATGGTATGGATGGGTTTAAATAAATATACTTTCTTTTTTTATTTCTTTCTTGTCTTTCTTTTATCTCTTGTTCTGTCAGTTGCAAACCTGCCTGCATAAGAATATTAGTCTTATTTTCTTGAAAAGATTTACCAAAGTTATAAACTTCATCTTTATTCATTTTAACAAAATCATTTCTTCTTCTTTGTGATATTGTTGTTTCTTTTAAATTAATGAAATCTTTTTTTGATTTATAACTCGTTAATTCGAATTTATAATTACTATTCTCATCTTCTAATTTTATGATAACTCCAGGTAAACCATAAAATAAGTATGGTGCAACCTGAATAGGTAATTCTTCTGAATAATAAGCTATCCAATTTCTACCTAAAAAAAATGTTGTTGCTTTTGTCACTTTTTTTCCATCAATTTCAGATGTTTCATTAGAAATGTTCCATATTGGTAGTTCTATTTTTTCTTCATTATAAAAAGGTAACTCTAAATTAAAGATATAGTGCTTTTGTATTTCTTTTTCTAAATCAATTTCTAAAGTATAATTTTCCACATTATTTTTTAAACCCATAGTCTGTTCCATGACAGAACTAATATTACTTGCATCAACTTTTCGCTTTGTATAAGCTATAGAATCATAAATAATATGATTTTCCCCTCTGTAAATCCGTTGTTCACCTTCAATGATAACATTCATAATATCAGTATACTTTTTTTTACTGACACTATCTTTTTTAAATTCATATAAGTATGTAAACTCATATTGAGAATAACCATTTATACTAATAAGTATAAAACTTATAACTAATACTATTTTATTTAAATACTTCATTTACGAATAAATTATATAGATATGATTTAAGAAAATTCCTAAGTCATATACTATAATTATTAATATTTAATTAATCTTCAATTTCTGGTGCATCTTGCTCATTTTCTATATCTTCACAAGCTTTATCTCTAAAATTACTTAATTTATCAGGATCAAGTTCTCCTTGCCAACAATAAATAAGCGCAATTCCACAATCATTTTTAACTCCTGTACATTGCCTATTATTATATTCTTCATCTACAAACTCTACTTCATTTGCCATTGCAAACGTTCCGGTAAGTGCAAAAGCACTTGCTAATAACATTTTCTTCATTTTAATGTAATTTTTAGTTTTTAATTTTCAATTATAGTTTGCAACCTATAATTGTTGTCTTAACGTTAATTACATCAATAATAATAATAATAATAATAATAATAATAATAATAGAAAACAAATCATTGAGTAATTTAAGTGATTAAAAACGAATAATTTATATTAAATTCATTCCAATTATAGCGGATTATAAGGGATAGCACCTAATATTTTGATTATCTTTATATTAATTAAAACAATGAGGATTTTATGAAGAAGTTATTAATTCTATACACAATCATAATCTCTTCTATTTGTTCTGCACAAATAAAAGAGATTTCTGATTCTTATTCCAACTATATATTGGCAACTATATACCGAACAGATTACCTAAATTACCAAATTTATAACAGAAGTCTTTTTTTGAATATTTTTTCGATAAACGATTCTAAAGGAACTTCTACTGATTCTTTTAACGAAACTGACGAAGTTTTGCAAGCGCTAATAATATCTGTATCTCCAGACGGCGATTATTATACAACAAGTAAATTATATAAAATAGATGAACTAATTTTTCCGAAAATAGTAGAAATTAATGAAACTAAATATCCAGAATTTATTATTAAAATTGAAACAGGAATGAATAATAATAGAATTGTAAAAGAATATAAAATTAATTCGAATTGATAATAAATTATAAAACCATCTTTCATGATATACAAAAGATGGTTTTCTATTTTTTTAAATTTAACAACTTTACAAACTATTGACCACTTCAACTAATTTAGAAGTCAAGTTTTTACGATTGAATTGTTGAACTTCATTTTCGTTCGTTTCAAATTTTTGGTTTGGATTTTTTAACCATTGATTATAAATCGAGAGAATATAATTTTTCATTTCCGCCACTTGTTCGTGACTAAAATAATTTCCGGCTTTAGTTTTATGAAGTATTTTTTCGACATCTGCATCAGCAGGTCCAATCGCTAAAATTGGATTTCCAGTAGCCATATATTCGAATAATTTACCAGGAATTATTCCTTTCGAAGCAACATTATCAAAGTTTGTCAAAATTAAAATATTTGCTGAATTGATCGCGTTCAACGATTCTTGATGCGAAACATATCCGTGAACAATTAAATTAGTTTGTAAACCTTGTTTAACAATTGATTGTTTGACATCATCAGCTAAAGAACCATAAAAATTAAGT
This portion of the Empedobacter stercoris genome encodes:
- a CDS encoding carboxypeptidase regulatory-like domain-containing protein, which encodes MKTQLTLLFALLSHFIFAQLTISGVVKNEEGKPVSGANVTISPSISDETLAYFITKSDGKYSIKIDHPSHEMYEIKVRAMNYAFTSDLVNESSTNFDFTLQEKAIELKEVKLKQSPIRKKGDTIAYDVSNFKDIQDRSIADVIKKMPGIEIENSGRILYQGEPINKYYIEGMDLLGGKYALANENLSADAVDKVQILENHQPIKILDSLVYSSKAALNIKLKSKITYSGKAEVGLGASPMLYQANITPMLFTKKQQMIGSYQGNNRGNDVSRQLRTLSLEDFLNESEKFSNESWLSIAGVQTPNFDSERWLDNAINIGSWNHLFKLKKELDLRINLSYHNDFQKRFGETNTQYFLPTGDIFLNEIKQNYLQIESLNLKATLSQNSSKNYLENVLEFKGDWNSSRGNLNQNNNFIQQKLTQPNREFSNQFRTIRKIGKQLITLKSTLAYKNYNENLSVSPGVFTDFINNGTDYQNAFQQINFEKFSTNNFAEFSKGIKALTLQSKIGIKYTNHTMKSDLLADEQLTNSTFTNNTHWSTFNPYVENRFSYKKNRLSLSFGISFQWYNLENNSFGTKNSYNRFYIEPKFNIGLEFSKFWKVSTSHNFSNDLGSLTRLHEGFILYRYNSIQQNDGNFNEVKKWNSSLRFEYKNPIKSRFFNFGYSYSWNENNLLYNYKYNSDASAILDVINQKNHQQTHSVNAKISQYFSKIKTTFNLAGGYNFTTYDQLLNNDLVEIDNTILTSNFDASFRLLSWMTFEYKYGVTNYKNKFSEESKSRSITNQIHQIGLHFFPADQHYVKFNFDLYVNDDKRLNPNSTFGDLMYRYSLKKKKIDFELSAYNLFNEKYFSQNSFSSNFEQRFLYKLRPTQVMFTTRFNF
- a CDS encoding NADP-dependent malic enzyme encodes the protein MNDNRKKDALNYHSMGQPGKIAVVPTKPTNTQRDLSLAYSPGVAEPCLEIEKDPENAYKYTAKGNLVAVISNGTAVLGLGDIGAVASKPVMEGKGLLFKIFADIDVFDIELDTKNVDEFINTVKALEPTFGGINLEDIKAPECFEIEKRLKAEMNIPVMHDDQHGTAIISGAALINACELQGKDISKVKIVVNGAGAAAISCTAMYISVGAKKENIVMLDSKGVIRSDRDNLDASKAEWATDHDISTLADAVKDADVFIGLSAADVLSAEILNTMAENPIVLAMANPNPEIAYDLAISTRQDIIMGTGRSDYPNQVNNVLGFPYIFRGALDVRSTTINEEMKIAAVRAIAELAKEPVPEVVTQAYNNHSIKFGKDYIIPKPNDPRLLPEVSAAVAKAAIETGVAKNEITDFEAYKLSLMKRIGKESTIMRNLTQTAKSNPKRVVFAEGDRFEILRAAQIVKEEKIAIPIILGKKNKIQQMIKDYMLDLEDVEIVDTNAEEDSDRYNQFVDFIYNKRQRKGVSKSDAKKLLRDRNYFGSCMVEFGYADAMISGMTKNYSQAIRPALELIGAEQGQKVASMYMMLTEKGPIFLGDTTVNLDPTSEDLVNITLQFNETIKKFKIEPKIALLSYSNFGSNKGETASKVQNAVNYLHQNHPDILVDGDIQANFAVNKEKLQSNFPFSKLAGTYANTLVFPNLESANISYKLLQELGKIEAVGPILIGMKKPIHLLQLDSTVREIVNMVTIAVIDAQQH
- a CDS encoding GLPGLI family protein, translating into MRKNILILLINFCCTLIFAQNDNFLVEYKYNYTNDSLNKSNKKEEEMVMRINEKGFVFLPKNDFKNDTLKGNINDLMVDGKIIMKDIFAKYGKTDNNIRMFFLKDKKIYLIQTNVALTMIDFEDVVPNISWKLLKEEKELNGYKVKKATTNLFGRNWEAWYTEDIPVSYGPYKFNGLPGLILDIKDSEDFFHFEFISFAKSKSSIPKAFDSGRVKMTRIEFMDYIKKYKENPLIVLGESNSVVRDDETFFKRKKALLELNNNSIERGIQFNLK
- a CDS encoding GLPGLI family protein, with protein sequence MKYLNKIVLVISFILISINGYSQYEFTYLYEFKKDSVSKKKYTDIMNVIIEGEQRIYRGENHIIYDSIAYTKRKVDASNISSVMEQTMGLKNNVENYTLEIDLEKEIQKHYIFNLELPFYNEEKIELPIWNISNETSEIDGKKVTKATTFFLGRNWIAYYSEELPIQVAPYLFYGLPGVIIKLEDENSNYKFELTSYKSKKDFINLKETTISQRRRNDFVKMNKDEVYNFGKSFQENKTNILMQAGLQLTEQEIKERQERNKKRKYIYLNPSIPFVL